The genomic stretch GCCCAGTTCGAGATCGACAATGGCGTCTCCCCTTCCGAAACGGATGCGATCCTCGGTGACGAGGCATTGCGAGATGCCCTGAGCGCGTTCACGGACGATCCAGTGACCGATGAAATGCTGGAGGAAGCCAAGGCCGTTCTCGGTGTCGGAACTGCCGACGGCAAGATCGACGAAATTCGCTCCGAACTGGAACGATAGGATAAGATCGAAATTACCCCCCGGGGAGCACAGCCTCCCGGGGGGACTTTGATAGCTGTAGAACAAGGAAAGCCGAGAATGCCTGTCGACCTCTGGGACCGCAGCGTGGAATTGATGATCGACAGCCAGGATCACTTCCGGTGCGTGAGCAACACCCGGGAGGCTTTCGAATGTCTCTCGACCTGCTGGCCGACCAAAAACGGCAAATGGTTTGCGGTGGCGCGCAAGCGCTGCATGCAGGCACTGGAGGGCGAAGGCGACCCCGCCGAGGCAGAGGCCGCCTTCATCAAGGCTGCAGAGGAGGCCGGTATCCTGCGGAACTGAGCCATCGATCGCGGCGGCTCAGGAAGCGCTCCGGCGCGTTTCCCTATCGAGACATCAAGGAGAGCGCGGTCATCGATTCCAGTAGGCTGCGGGTCACGCCACCGAACAGCATCTCCCACCAGCGGGACGTGCCATAGGCGCCCATCACCAAGAGGTCGACGCTTTT from Pseudorhizobium banfieldiae encodes the following:
- a CDS encoding DUF982 domain-containing protein, with amino-acid sequence MPVDLWDRSVELMIDSQDHFRCVSNTREAFECLSTCWPTKNGKWFAVARKRCMQALEGEGDPAEAEAAFIKAAEEAGILRN